In Zingiber officinale cultivar Zhangliang chromosome 8B, Zo_v1.1, whole genome shotgun sequence, a single genomic region encodes these proteins:
- the LOC122015615 gene encoding enoyl-[acyl-carrier-protein] reductase, mitochondrial-like, producing MYLGVYPVRPPVPAIGGYEGVGEVYSLGSGVSNLSVGDWVIPSPPSFGTWQTYIVKEENVWHKLDKGVPMEYAATVTVNPLYAMRMLEDFVGLNPGDTIVQNGATSIVGQSIIQLAKNQGIHSVNILRDRAGSEEVKEKLKNLGADKVYTESQLEVKNLKNLPDDLPEPTFGFNCVGGNAAPLVLKFLRDGGTMVTYGGMSKKPVTVSTSLFIFKDLSLRGFWLQN from the exons ATGTATTTAGGTGTTTACCCTGTTAGGCCACCAGTACCTGCAATTGGAGGATATGAGGGGGTTGGGGAAGTGTATTCACTTGGATCTGGAGTGAGTAATCTCTCAGTGGGTGATTGGGTCATACCATCTCCTCCATCCTTTG GGACATGGCAGACTTATATTGTGAAAGAAGAGAATGTTTGGCACAAACTAGATAAAGGTGTTCCTATGGAGTATGCTGCTACTGTTACTGTAAATCCTTTGTATGCTATGCGTATGCTGGAAGATTTCGTTGGGCTAAATCCTG GTGATACTATTGTGCAAAATGGTGCGACTAGTATTGTGGGACAAAGCATTATTCAGCTCGCTAAAAACCAGGGCATTCATAGTGTGAATATTTTGAGGGACAG AGCTGGATCAGAGGAAGTTAAAGAAAAACTTAAGAATCTTGGGGCAGATAAGGTATACACCGAAAGCCAGTTAGAAGTGAAGAACCTTAAGAATCTCCCG GATGATTTGCCAGAACCTACGTTTGGATTCAATTGCGTTGGGGGGAATGCTGCGCCACTGGTTCTGAAGTTCTTGAG AGATGGAGGCACTATGGTAACTTATGGAGGAATGTCAAAGAAACCTGTCACTGTTTCTACTTCATTGTTCATTTTTAAG GATCTTTCTCTGCGGGGATTCTGGTTGCAGAATTGa